DNA sequence from the Sediminibacillus dalangtanensis genome:
GAGATGGAAGCAACAAAAGTCGGGAAGGATACGGCGCTTGCATCGATTATAAAAGTAGTGGAAGAAGCACAAGGATCGAAAGCGCCGATTCAACGAATGGCTGATGTGATTTCCGGCTATTTTGTGCCGATTGTAGTCGGGATTGCGCTGATAACCTTTTTGATCTGGATTGCATTTGTGACACCCGGCCAATTGGAACCAGCCTTGGTGGCAGCAATTGCTGTCCTGGTCATCGCTTGTCCGTGTGCCCTCGGTTTGGCGACTCCGACTTCAATCATGGTCGGAACAGGAAAAGCGGCTGAAAGCGGAATATTGTTCAAGGGCGGGGAACATCTGGAAGGAACTCACCAGTTACAAGCAATCGTCCTGGACAAAACCGGAACCATCACCAAAGGAAAACCGGAGGTGACCGATTTTTCCGGCGACGAAGAAACATTGCAGCTGCTGGCAAGTGCGGAGAAAGGATCGGAACACCCGCTGGCGGAAGCAATCGTGTCCTATGCAGCAGAAAGAGAAGTGGATTTTGTCGAGACGGAAGATTTCACGGCCATACCGGGCCATGGTATCGAGGCGACCATTTCCGGGAAACGCATTGTGGTGGGGAACCGCCAGCTGATGGAACAACACGGAGTTGTCACAGAAGGTGCTGAAAACACCTTGGTTGATTACGAGAATAGTGGGAAAACAGCCATGCTAATCGCCATTGATGGCCATTATCGGGGAAGTATCGCGGTCGCTGACACGATGAAAGATACAGCTCCTGAAGCGATCGAGCAGTTAAAAGCGTTGGGAATCGATGTCATCATGTTGACGGGGGATAACGAAAGAACCGCCCGGGCGATCGCGAAACAGGCAGGAATCGAGCAGGTGATCGCCCAAGTATTGCCGGAAGAGAAAGCAGATAAAGTAAAAGAAATTCAACTGCAAGGTAAAAAGGTCGCGATGGTCGGTGATGGAGTCAATGACGCACCCGCACTCGTCACGGCTGACATCGGCATCGCGATTGGAACCGGTGCGGAAGTGGCGATTGAAGCTGCCGATGTGACGATTCTCGGCGGGGAGCTGCTGCTGTTGCCGAAAGCAATCAACATCAGCCATGCGACGATTCGGAATATCCGGCAAAACCTTTTCTGGGCTTTCGGTTACAATACAGCTGGCATTCCCATTGCGGCAGTCGGACTGCTCGCCCCATGGGTTGCCGGTGCGGCAATGGCGTTGAGTTCGGTAAGTGTTGTTTCGAATTCCCTTCGTTTAAAACGGACGAAACTATAGAGAGTTAAGTTTTCCTTTAAAGGAGGTGAGAATCATGGAAAAAACATTGAACGTTCAAGGCATGTCTTGTGGCCATTGCAAAATGGCGGTGGAAGGTGCCCTGAAGAACCTGGATGGCGTTTCAGCAGCTGAAGTGGATTTAGAAGCAGGCAAAGTCGATGTAACCTATGATGATGCCAAAGTTTCTTTTGAAGCGATGAAAGAAGCAGTTGAAGAACAAGGTTATGATGTCGAGGCTTAATGAGGCATTCATATACCAAAACCTATGAGGGTGTCATGCCGATCAGGCACACTCTCTAGGTTTTTAATATCCTATATTTACTTCTTCTTACCTGAAAAGCCCGCCATTAATAAGCTTATTGATGATCCCAGCCATTTCTTTGGGGGACTTATCCATGTCATTGTTCAGCCAGCTTTTTATCACATGAATGCTTCCGCTGATGATGAATGTGCTTAAATATTCCGAAGCGTCCTCTTCAAAATTTTTGCTGGTTGTCCAATGGTTCATAAACACGCCATGTGCGAACACCATCACTTTTTTCTGGAAGGTTGTATCGACTTTTTCGTTGAAAAGCGTCTTGCATACATCATGCTTGGATGCGAAGTATTCAATCAGCTTTTCGATCATCGGGAGAGATTCCTCTTCTTTCTCAAAATCGTACTGGCTTAAATACCCCTTCATGTCTTCAATAATTTCATCTTCTATTTTATCCAGCAGGTCATATTGATCAAAGTAATGGGAGTAAAAGGTGGAGCGGTTGATGTCGGCCAATCCGCAAAGCTCTTTCACGGTAATCGCCGAAATTTGTTTCTGCTTTAACAGCTGCATCAGGCTGTCTTTTAAAACCATTCGCGTGTATTTTTTTCTTCTATCCATTTTGGAAGCAGTCATGAATAATCCCCTTTCTTTTTGTCTTGCCATCTGTCTTCACCAAAAATACCTACGGAAGTTTTTTGTTGTTATCCAACAGATTCAATCATTGTGTTGCCAAAATAACATATGATAATAAACTGTTTGTTGAATAGCCAACACAGTGTCCATATAATGATAAAGTGTGCGTTGGAAAATGGCAAGAGAGGGTGAAGGAGAATAACTATTGCAGCAAAAATAATAAAACATAAAAAAGCCGTTGCCTTGACGTTCATGGTTCTTACCATCCTCTGTATCCTGGCACAGTTCACCGTATCGGTGAACTACGACATGAAGGATTACTTGCCGGAGGATGCGCCATCGACAACGGCAATGGATATTATGGACGAAGAATTTGATGGAAGTGTACCGACAAACAGGGTAATGATGCGGGATATGACCATACAGGAAGCCCTTGCTTTCAAAGAAGATCTGGAAGCTGTCGATGGGGTATCAGAGGTCACTTGGCTGGATGATGCCATCGATATCAAACAACCGCTCGAAATGGCAGATCAGGAGACGGTTGAATCTTACTATAAAGATGGGAAGGCGCTTTTCTCCTTCAGCATCGAAGAGGGCGAGGCTGTAGCCACTACCGATGCCATCTATGATTTGATCGGCGAAGACAATGCGATGGCCGGGGAGGATTTGAATACGGCGACCCAGCAAAAGATGGCTGGAAAAGAGTCCATGTATGCGGGTGCCTTGTTGGTTCCGATCATCATTCTTATTTTGGTGCTTGCCACGAGCTCTTGGGTCGAACCGGTATTGTTCTTGACGGCGATCGGCGTTTCGGTACTTATCAACATGGGGACCAATATTTTTCTAGGTGAAGTTTCCTTTGTTACACAGTCCGTCGCGCCAATTTTGCAGCTGGCCGTATCGTTGGATTACGCAATTTTTCTACTGCACAGTTTTTCCGATTACCGGAGGAAAACAGCTGATCCGCAGGAAGCGATGCAGCTTGCGATGAAGAAATCCTTTTCCGCGATTGCGGCAAGTGCCTCGACGACCTTCTTCGGGTTTATTGCCTTGACGTTCATGGATTTTGAAATCGGGGCAGATTTAGGCATCAATTTGGTGAAAGGGATTGTCTTGAGCTTTATCAGTGTGATGGTATTTTTACCTACGCTTACACTGTTGTGTTATAAATGGATCGATAAAACCCAGCATAAACCGTTCCTGCCTCGCATCAGGAACAAAGGAAATTTCGTGTTGAAAATGAGAATTCCGGTTTTGATTCTTGTGTTTCTTTTGATCGTGCCGGCGTTTCTCGCGCAAAGCCAGACAAGTTTTATTTATGGAATCGGCGATCAGCCGGAGAATACCAGGGCCGGAAGCGACGCAGCGACAATTAAAGATGAATTTGGCGAAAGCACTCCGATGGTCGTGCTTGTCCCGCGGGGAGATACGGCCAAAGAGGAAGCACTGGTGGAAGACTTAGAGAAGGTTGACAAGGTTTCCAGTGTGCTTGCTTATGTGAATACCGTGAGCGCAGCGATTCCCCCCGAGTATGTAGGATCCTCCGTAACGGAACAATTTTACTCGGATAACTACAGTCGGATCATTTTGCAAACCGATACGAAAACCGAGGGGGAAGAGGCGTTCCATTTAATTGAACAGGTACAACATACAGCGGAAGATCATTATGATGATGACGTGTATATGGCCGGCGAAAGCGTGACATTGTACGACATCAAAAATGTCGTGCAGAAAGACAACAAGCTGGTCAATCTTCTGACGATCGCCACGGTCGCTCTTGTTTTGCTGGTGACCTTTAAGTCGATCTCGATTCCGATTGTCCTGCTGTTTACCATTCAGTCGGCAGTATGGATGAATTTATCTGTTCCATACTTTACGGACTCTTCGTTGGTATATGTAGGTTACCTGCTGATCAGCATTATCCAGCTTGCTGCCACCGTAGATTATGCAATCCTTCTGATGGATGCCTATAAAGAGGATAGGAAGGAAATGTCCGCCCGTGAGGCAATAAAGAAAACGATGGACGAAAAAATCTTTGCGATCGGCATATCCGCTTCGATTTTGTCCAGCGTCGGGTTTATCTTATGGATTACGTCGTCCAACCCGATCGTTTCCTCCATCGGGATGCTGCTGGGCCGCGGAGCATTGCTATCCTTTATCATGGTCGTTTTCTTCCTGCCTGCGATGCTGCTGGTATTTGATAAATGGATTGCCAAAACAACCTGGAAAGCAAACTTTAAAAAGGAGAAATGACGATGAGGAGAATAAAGAAGCTTCTGCTTGTCTTTACGATCATCCTGTTGGCGATGCCGTCGCTGCTTGTTTCGGCTGCAAGTGACAGCAAGTCAGGGGAAGATACAACCCGGGAAAAAGGGAAAGTCTCCTCCAAGGATGAAGTTATCTATGGCAAGCTAAATGCTGCTGGGAAAAGACAAGAGCTTTACGTGGTCAACACGTTGGACGTTGAAAAAGCGGGAAAAGTCGTTGACCACGGAACGTACACCGATCTGAAAAACCTGACAGATTTATCGCCGTTGGAACAGAAGGACGGGGAAGTGACCATCGATGCACCAGAAGGAAAGTTTTATTACCAGGGGAACATGGAGGGTCAGTCCCTGCCATGGGATATTTCGATAACCTATCTGTTGGATGGGAAAGAAATCGCCCCGGCAGATCTGGCTGGAAAAGACGGTCATGTCGAAATAAAAATAGCTACATCGGCCAATGAAAAAGTCGATCCTGTATTTTTTGAAAACTATTTATTGCAAGTCTCTCTTTCTCTCAATCTGGATAACTATCGGAACATCAAGGCTACGGACGGAACACTTGCCAATGCGGGAAAAAACAAGCAAGTGAGCTTTACCGTGATGCCTGAAAAAGAGGAAGAACTAGTCGTGGAAGCGGATGTAACAGACTTTGAACTGGATGGCATCGACATCTCCGCTGTTCCTTCTTCTATGCCGATTGAATCTCCGGATATAGACGAAATGACTGGGGAGATGGACACGCTGACGGACGCCATAGCGGAAGTGAACGGTGGAGTCGCAGACCTGGAAGACGGGATTGCACAACTAAATGATGGCGCCGGGGAACTACGTGACGGTTCCATGCAATACAAAGATGGAATATCGTCACTGGCTGGTTCTTCTGCGGAGCTCGTAAACGGTTCTGGTAGCCTGAAGCAGGCACTGGAACAAATGAGCGCTTCCCTGGAAAGTGGCTCAGAAGATATGGGCCTCGGCGATTTGAAACAGCTGGAAGACGGACTTTCCCAAATGGCCGATGGAATCAATCAGTCGGCAGATGGGCTGGTTACGTTAAAAGACAACTATGCCAAAGCCTACAGCACGTTGGATGAAAAAATGGCGGCCATACCGGACTACGAGCTTTCAGAAGAGGAGTTCAAGCAGCTTTATAAAAGCGGCGCCAATCCGGAAGTTCTTGATAAATTAAAAGAAACGTACACCGCTGCGCGTACTGCCAAAGGCACTTATTCTGCTGTAAAAGAGGGATTTGATGCGGTCGGCGGAACGTTGGGGCAAGTCAGTGGTTCGCTTACTGACATGGCGGATAACCTGGAAGAGATGGCCAACCAGCTTGCCTCTTCCCGGGAAAACATGGATAGTGCCGATTCCTTTGCGCAGTTGCAAGATGGCATCCGTGAAATAGCCTCCCAGTATGCTTCCTTTCATTCCGGATTGGTGGAATATACGGATGGAGTGAACCAGTTATCCAGCTCTTATGGAGAACTTGACAACGGTATTTCCGGCCTTGCTGAAGGACTCGGAGAAACCGAAAGCGGCGTCGGTTCGCTGCATGACGGAACAGCTGAATTGCAGGAAGCTACGAGTGACCTGCCTGACGAGATGAAAAAAGAGGTCAATGAAATGATGGATGAGTATGATAAATCAGATTTTGAACCGGTATCTTTTGTTTCACCGGAAAATGAACACATCAATTCCGTCCAATTCGTGTTGAAAACGGAAAGCATCAAGCAAGAAGAACAAGAAGAGACAGAAGAATCTGTGGAAGAAGAGAAGGGGTTCTGGGACCGGTTGATGGATTTGTTTAAGTAGGAGAGTTCCATATCCTCTTTGAGCGGGGGACTGGCGACTGACTCGTCCATTTATAGACTTTTTGAAAATGTAATGAACTTTTAAGATTCAATCAGCCTTTTAAGAAAAGACTCCGGCGTTTACGTCGGAGTCTTTTTATTGCTATGCGGGTGTGTACGTTAGTTAGAAAATGCCCAGTTGTGAAGGATGTTGGTAACGATAGTATCCACCCTATATTCACAGGTAATAAGATACATGTTCTATTCTTCTTCTGTAATAGACCAGCTATGTTCAATTTTCACACTGCCTTTCAATGTCTGTGAAACAGGACAATTCCGGTCAAATACGTGAAGCGCACGTTCTGCTTTTTCGCGTGTTCCTTTGGGGATCGTTAAATCATAATGACCTGCAATCTTTGTGATTTTTAAGACGCCCTCTGGTGCCTCAATGGTACCCTTGAAAGATCCTTTTATCTTATCTGGATATGTTGGGATTTTGCGCGCTGCCAGCGCACCTGATAATGTACCAGTAAGTCAGCCGCCAGCGGCAGCAACAATGTGATCAAGTGTGGAAGGTCTCTCAACTTCTGGAACTCTTTTATAAAAGTCTTTTACACCACCATGCATCCCATAATAGATAGGTTCTTCAAAATCAGCAATATAGGCTCTTCGGTCTCCACCTTGATCTAGCTCTACGGTGATATTGGAAATTTCTATCGTTTCCACCAAAAGATTACACTCCTTTCACTATTTTGCATAACATTCTATTAGGTACCAATGGAAAAAGCAATTACCCGGTCTTAGTCCTTTTTTTAATAACGGACCGATTTCAGGAAGGGGGGGCGGTCCGTTTTCATCCACTTAACGAATTAGTCTTCTATTCCCATCGACTTTGTGTATCCTTGCAGATACGGGATTTCCGATGGACTGCCCTTTTCCAGGGAATTCATGGCGCGATGCCAGTTTGGATAGAGTGGTGCGGGACGTGAGACCGATTCAATGCGATCATGCTCCTCCTGTGTCAGCTGAATATCAAAGGAAGCGATGTCTTCCTTCAACTGCTGTTCATTACGTGCTGCTATGACGATAGGGCCGACGTTCGGACGGTCTTTGACCCAGGTGTACGCAATTTGCGGTATGGTAGCATCGTGATTGGCCGCGACTTCTTCCAGTGCATCGATTACTTGATAAAGACGTTCATGATCCTGCACCCAAGGCTCTGGCCAGCCGCCTCCCTGACGGGTGTCTTCCGGAGCAGTTTTATTGCGACCGATTTTTCCATTAAGCAGTCCTTCGCCGAGCGGACTCCAAATCATGGAGCCGATGCCAAGCTCGTTTGCTGCCGGCAGTAGTTCATATTCCGCTTCACGCGCTTCTGGCGTATAGTAAATCTGCTGGGTGATCGGCGGAATATAGCCGGACCGCTCTGCAATGGAGAAAGTCCTTGCAAGCGCCCAGCCGCTGTAGTTGGAAACACCCCAATAGCGTATTTTGCCGGACTTAACGAGATTGGTCATCGTTTCTACCGTTTCCTCGATCGGCGTTTGACCATCCCATAAGTGGACGAAATACAAGTCGAGATAGTCTGTACCCAGTCTCTCCAAAGAACGGTCGATGGAAGTTTCGATGTTGATGCGGGAAGCACCACCGTCGTTTGGGTTGTCCCCCAATTGAAAGCCAGTTTTCGATGTGAGCAGCACTTCGTCCCGGCGTCCCTGGATGGCAGCTCCGAGTACGCGTTCCGCATCTCCTTTTGAATAGAGATTTGCTGTATCAAACATGTTGATTCCTGCTTCTAAAGCGATATCGACCATTTTGCGTGCATCGTCTTCCTTTATATTGCCGGTCGCTTCAAAACCATTCGTTCCGCTGAACGGAATGGTTCCAAGTATATATTTGGGAACCCGCAGACCGGAATTCCCCAGGTTGATGTATTCCATGATATCCCTCCAATAAATTACATTATTTTATTTTGATACCCGGAACATTGGATTGGTTAAACAGTTTTAAGAAATCTCGTCCTTTTATCCGCCCGATAAGTGACAAATCTCACATAGTCACGAAAACGCCCCTGCTATAATGAAACCACATCAGCAGGGAAGGGTGTTGAATGACGATGAATAAAAGATATATAAAAGTGTTGGGACTATACACATTATCTACTTTGATACCAGCGGTGATTTTTTCCGAAGAAGAGAGCGCCACGAACTGGGCTGCAAAGACGGCGGCTGGATATGGGATATTTGCTTATGGTTTGAAGGTGATGACTAAGAGAAAAAACGCTTAATTAAATTGGTGACATTCACAGGGCTGGATGGAGAAAGATGGCTTCATGTTTTTTCACCATCACAGCCTTTTGTTTTTTTGCTTTAGAACTATACACATGTTCGACAATGATAAAGTACAACTCATACATAAAACCCTCCTCTATGGAAAATATAAGCACGAATCCATAAAGCAGGAGGTCATCGTATGGCTAAAAATCAAAATCAAATGCAGGGCGGTACGCAAATGCCGCAAAATATGGCGAACCAGGCCATGAATCACGGAGCGCATGAAATGCTGGACTCCCATGAATTGATCGGCTGTTTGATCGGTGTGTTGGAGCAATATCAATTGTACGACCAACATATCCAGGATCCGGAATTGAAGGGGATTCTGCAGCGCCAGTCCGCCTTCTTGACGCAGACGTATAATACCGTGGTTGACAGCTTTCAAACAGGGCAGGACCCGAACGTGCCGACTCAACAGTATAAAATGGAGCAAAGCAACGAAATAACTTATGGGTTGAACGCAGGGCAACCGAAGAAACCGAAACAGTCTGTGGGGGAGCTTACGGACGAATGTTATTCTTCATTCATGCTGAGCCAGACAAAAGCTGCCGCCTCCACATTCACCATGGCCGCGGCCGAAATGAACAATCCGGTTCTTCGCCGTGTTGTTGCTGACAGTGTGCCGAACATGATTGAAATGGGCTACGAGCTATTTCTTTATCAAAACAAGCATGGTTACTATCAGGTGCCGCAGCTGAAAGAACAGGATATGAACACGATGCTGCAGGCT
Encoded proteins:
- a CDS encoding YhgE/Pip domain-containing protein encodes the protein MRRIKKLLLVFTIILLAMPSLLVSAASDSKSGEDTTREKGKVSSKDEVIYGKLNAAGKRQELYVVNTLDVEKAGKVVDHGTYTDLKNLTDLSPLEQKDGEVTIDAPEGKFYYQGNMEGQSLPWDISITYLLDGKEIAPADLAGKDGHVEIKIATSANEKVDPVFFENYLLQVSLSLNLDNYRNIKATDGTLANAGKNKQVSFTVMPEKEEELVVEADVTDFELDGIDISAVPSSMPIESPDIDEMTGEMDTLTDAIAEVNGGVADLEDGIAQLNDGAGELRDGSMQYKDGISSLAGSSAELVNGSGSLKQALEQMSASLESGSEDMGLGDLKQLEDGLSQMADGINQSADGLVTLKDNYAKAYSTLDEKMAAIPDYELSEEEFKQLYKSGANPEVLDKLKETYTAARTAKGTYSAVKEGFDAVGGTLGQVSGSLTDMADNLEEMANQLASSRENMDSADSFAQLQDGIREIASQYASFHSGLVEYTDGVNQLSSSYGELDNGISGLAEGLGETESGVGSLHDGTAELQEATSDLPDEMKKEVNEMMDEYDKSDFEPVSFVSPENEHINSVQFVLKTESIKQEEQEETEESVEEEKGFWDRLMDLFK
- the copZ gene encoding copper chaperone CopZ; this encodes MEKTLNVQGMSCGHCKMAVEGALKNLDGVSAAEVDLEAGKVDVTYDDAKVSFEAMKEAVEEQGYDVEA
- a CDS encoding heavy metal translocating P-type ATPase; translated protein: MSDEKHATIGVTGMTCAACSNRIEKALNKMDGVEAKVNLTTEKATLDYDPEKTTMEDITEKIENIGYGVRTEKADLDVFGMTCAACSNRIEKVLNKQEGVSQAAVNLTTESATVEYNPVLTDPQALIEKIRKIGYDAKPKAESEERQTHKEKELQQKKTKLIISAVLAAPLLVTMLVHLLNMNIPAILMNPWFQFALATPVQFVIGWQFYVGAYKNLKNGGANMDVLVALGTSAAYFYSLFEAVRTIGNPGYMPHLYFETSAILITLILFGKYLETRAKSQTTNAISELLNLQAKEARVIRNGNETMIPVEEVIVGDRLVVKPGEKIPVDGMVVKGRTSVDESMLTGESIPIEKDSGAKVIGSTINKNGSIEMEATKVGKDTALASIIKVVEEAQGSKAPIQRMADVISGYFVPIVVGIALITFLIWIAFVTPGQLEPALVAAIAVLVIACPCALGLATPTSIMVGTGKAAESGILFKGGEHLEGTHQLQAIVLDKTGTITKGKPEVTDFSGDEETLQLLASAEKGSEHPLAEAIVSYAAEREVDFVETEDFTAIPGHGIEATISGKRIVVGNRQLMEQHGVVTEGAENTLVDYENSGKTAMLIAIDGHYRGSIAVADTMKDTAPEAIEQLKALGIDVIMLTGDNERTARAIAKQAGIEQVIAQVLPEEKADKVKEIQLQGKKVAMVGDGVNDAPALVTADIGIAIGTGAEVAIEAADVTILGGELLLLPKAINISHATIRNIRQNLFWAFGYNTAGIPIAAVGLLAPWVAGAAMALSSVSVVSNSLRLKRTKL
- a CDS encoding spore coat protein, which gives rise to MAKNQNQMQGGTQMPQNMANQAMNHGAHEMLDSHELIGCLIGVLEQYQLYDQHIQDPELKGILQRQSAFLTQTYNTVVDSFQTGQDPNVPTQQYKMEQSNEITYGLNAGQPKKPKQSVGELTDECYSSFMLSQTKAAASTFTMAAAEMNNPVLRRVVADSVPNMIEMGYELFLYQNKHGYYQVPQLKEQDMNTMLQAYTIAPQQGMH
- a CDS encoding aldo/keto reductase — its product is MEYINLGNSGLRVPKYILGTIPFSGTNGFEATGNIKEDDARKMVDIALEAGINMFDTANLYSKGDAERVLGAAIQGRRDEVLLTSKTGFQLGDNPNDGGASRINIETSIDRSLERLGTDYLDLYFVHLWDGQTPIEETVETMTNLVKSGKIRYWGVSNYSGWALARTFSIAERSGYIPPITQQIYYTPEAREAEYELLPAANELGIGSMIWSPLGEGLLNGKIGRNKTAPEDTRQGGGWPEPWVQDHERLYQVIDALEEVAANHDATIPQIAYTWVKDRPNVGPIVIAARNEQQLKEDIASFDIQLTQEEHDRIESVSRPAPLYPNWHRAMNSLEKGSPSEIPYLQGYTKSMGIED
- a CDS encoding TetR/AcrR family transcriptional regulator, with amino-acid sequence MARQKERGLFMTASKMDRRKKYTRMVLKDSLMQLLKQKQISAITVKELCGLADINRSTFYSHYFDQYDLLDKIEDEIIEDMKGYLSQYDFEKEEESLPMIEKLIEYFASKHDVCKTLFNEKVDTTFQKKVMVFAHGVFMNHWTTSKNFEEDASEYLSTFIISGSIHVIKSWLNNDMDKSPKEMAGIINKLINGGLFR
- a CDS encoding efflux RND transporter permease subunit, with product MKDYLPEDAPSTTAMDIMDEEFDGSVPTNRVMMRDMTIQEALAFKEDLEAVDGVSEVTWLDDAIDIKQPLEMADQETVESYYKDGKALFSFSIEEGEAVATTDAIYDLIGEDNAMAGEDLNTATQQKMAGKESMYAGALLVPIIILILVLATSSWVEPVLFLTAIGVSVLINMGTNIFLGEVSFVTQSVAPILQLAVSLDYAIFLLHSFSDYRRKTADPQEAMQLAMKKSFSAIAASASTTFFGFIALTFMDFEIGADLGINLVKGIVLSFISVMVFLPTLTLLCYKWIDKTQHKPFLPRIRNKGNFVLKMRIPVLILVFLLIVPAFLAQSQTSFIYGIGDQPENTRAGSDAATIKDEFGESTPMVVLVPRGDTAKEEALVEDLEKVDKVSSVLAYVNTVSAAIPPEYVGSSVTEQFYSDNYSRIILQTDTKTEGEEAFHLIEQVQHTAEDHYDDDVYMAGESVTLYDIKNVVQKDNKLVNLLTIATVALVLLVTFKSISIPIVLLFTIQSAVWMNLSVPYFTDSSLVYVGYLLISIIQLAATVDYAILLMDAYKEDRKEMSAREAIKKTMDEKIFAIGISASILSSVGFILWITSSNPIVSSIGMLLGRGALLSFIMVVFFLPAMLLVFDKWIAKTTWKANFKKEK